A window of Pan paniscus chromosome 16, NHGRI_mPanPan1-v2.0_pri, whole genome shotgun sequence genomic DNA:
CAGGGTATCATGTGCTATATAAAAATCCACTAGAGGGGAGTAAAAcattaagtgagaacatacaacaACTCAAGTTGGGTATcctgtataaattatatttgcaACTGTTACCTTATGTCTATTGTTTCTGATCAATCTCACTTAATTGCTTTAAAACCCAAAGATGTGAGGGAATCACTGATTCCATGTGAAAGTCTTCTGCTCTGTGGAATAAAACCCCACGCCTAAGGCTAGGGAGTCTTTGTACTCTTTAAAGCCACTCACTAATGGAACAAGAGCAGTTCCTTAAAACAATACACATGCCCATTccatttctagttttctttttatttataactaAGTTATGGTGACCAAAAAGTTTCCCTAAACCTTAATTCAGAAGAGAAGTTTCCTTCTGAGCACTAATTCTCACTGAAAGGCAAAAGCAACTGCAGTGTTCCTGATCCTTGAGTAGTTCAATATTTAAAGAGACTGCAGAACATTGTCTTTGTTCCAAGTTCTTTGCACCCCAAAAGCTGATTTCCAAGTTCTTTGTTCCAAGTTCTTTGCACCCCAAAAGCTGATTTCCAAGTTCTTTGTTCCAAGTTCTTTGCACTCCAAAAGCTGATTTCCAAAAGCTGAAGGAAGGAGTCCTTAGGTGGGGGTCCCCTCACATTAAGATTATTAAAGACCCTGGCCCATTGGTTTACTACTTCcactttaaagaaatataattttaacatagGAAATTCATCACCTCTTCAAAGTTTTCCAAGAAGATCTGGGCCCTGGTTCTTGTTCTCGGGGAGAGACATTTtcagggaaagagaagaggggaCACGGGCAGAAGAAGGAAGGTGGCCCCTACTGAGGCTCCACTGGAGAATCAGCTTAGAAGGCTAGGCATCAGGACGATCCAGGCACACACattctttaatttgtatttctagaGGGTGTCTACATTTCTTACTTTCCTAGTAGTTACAGAATGATAAAGAATGGATATCACTAACTTTAGAGTCAGCTGACAAGAGTTTAAATCCTAGATAAATTAGTTGATTTCAACTGTAAGTCCATAAGGAAATGGtgatgaaaacaaaagaacaaaacttgtTCCTTCACTATGTATAGCTTGAGAAGTGCTGGTGGACAGAGGCTGCCTTGAAGCAAGAAGTCCCTTTAGTTTAGGGACTTGGGCAGCCCAAAGTAATCTGCAGGGTTAAAGCCAGGGAATTAAACAGCTGGACttcactttcttcttccttcctatctcctgccagcgctacTCAGTGACCAAACCCAACTGGGAGCTGGAGAGAGGATGAGGAAGCACTGTTGATGCAGCTCAAACCTGTCAGAGCCCCAAAGTCTAGAGCAGGGTGGAGAAGATGAAGGGAGGGTCTGGAGGAGCAAACAGTTGACAAGCAGATGCAAAATTATTCCTGTAACATCTCCactttgacttacagttccaattCTAACATGTGAGAAAaggctgattattattattattagcagaAGTATCTTCCCCTTCAGCAAGTGCTCCTTGAAGTGCTACTTTGAAGGTCTGGGGAGCTCTGGGGAGGGATGGAGGGCATATTGGAATGTTCTATTTCTACTATGCCATTCTTCAAGGGCAATCAATAAAGGAACACCGCAGAAGCAGCAGTGCAGTGGCCCATAGCTGCAGGTTCCTCTAGGATGAGTCTGGCCTGGCAAGGACTGGGGCATTTGCCCAGCAGCTGCCCATTACGGTAACTGTTTCTGATTATTTTGTAGTGGCTCAACTTGTTTGGGTTAAACTGTATTCCCCAGAATTCCCTTGCTAATAGGTTCTGCCCAGGTTGGGCTACAGGAGATATTCTCTTGCAAGAATTGGGGGATGGAAGGGAAATAGCAGCCATTTTGTTGCATTCACATGCTTCTGCCAGTTATGCAATCGAACACGAATGTAGGTGCTGCGATGAAGGAACTTGTGGGTATAAATAAGTTCCTAATCAGGTGATCCTTAATTAGGGAAATTATCCTGTGTGGGCCTGACTTAACTGGTTGGAAGGCCCTACACGAAACAGAGACCCTGCCTGTGAACAGTAGCTTTGACCTGTGCACGTGGGGTCCCAGCTTGCTTGTGCTCTTCCCTTCTTGACTGCCTATTCTGTAGACTTTGGACTCACTTACCCAGCCCCCACAATTGTATATGTAACTTCCTTAGTATCTATCTATCCATATTAGTCATCTTTATCTCCtactggttctgcttctctgtttGAACCCTGACTGATAACACTACTTCTTACACGTGGGCAGGCAGGGAAGGCAGTGGAACAGTTCTCATTCCAGTCCCTGTGCCCCCTACACACCCCCACCAGCTCAGTGTCATCCTTTCCAGACTCAGTTTTTCTGTGACCCGTGTCCTTCTCTGACCCCCAATGACACAGGCAGCTCCTCCACTCCCATTAAAGAGGACCTGGAAGGCAAGGAAGGGCCAAAGTCAGGGAATCCAGAAGAATGACCTGGTAGAAGGGATGGAGGTGAAAAAGGTAGATGCAAAGAACTGAAGGATTGATTgacagaaggaaggagaaggagaagaggaacaaGATTGGTGGGGAAGCAGGACGGGTGGTTTAGGAAAGGTACAGAGAGAAGAtctggaggaagggaagaagtgaGGTTgtaggaaggagagggagacTAGCAGGGTACACCTGTGTTTAGCTTTGTCCTCCTTTGTCATCATCCCCTCCTTGGGAAAGGGAAGGCTGTTTCCACTAGTAGGATGCCTCACACTTCAGTTATAAATAATCTGTGGAGTACCACCCCATATGTGTAAgtggctaatctttttttgttCCAGTTTTCACTATTTTCAGGTCTTCAATTTTTAGTACTAAAAAGCATAACAATGTTATTCATAtgcttgctttaaaatttttgatataaGCGAGGTACAGAACAGTAGGTATACTATGCTACCACTCATATAAAATAAgggatatttattcatttatactcATGTAAATAGGTTTTGAGTAACAAACTCTGCTTCAAGGGTGGAGAATTAGGCAACTGGGACCAGAGCTGGGAAAGGggctttttatatattaatgttttaaatgtgGGCTTGCTTATGAATTGTCACCATAGATATTGATTATTCTCTCTGCTGCACCTATATGTAAGTAAAACACATAGAGGAGTCAGCCACTGCTATCCTTTCCTACGTCTCTCCAAAGCTCAGTCTGTGATGACAGTGATGCAACACTCCCTGGGAAGGTATTGCCACATATGATTCTGTTCCTCCTCAGCAAACAAATGATTTGTGCCAGTTAACTTAATGCGCCGCAATGATCCTGCTCACCATTGCCATGACCACCCATCCCATGTGCTTTGTGGGAAAATGAGAAACCCCAATAACATATAGAGCCGAGGTTTCTGTACTAGCTTTAGTGAGAGCTCCAGAACAAAGGGAACACATTTTGTACCCATTTAAATCAAAACCAGGCATCTCTGCTTAGGGTGTGCATCCTGATTAAGCAAACAAAGTTGCACCCACCCCAGAGGAGCCAGCATATACAAGATACATCACGGAAGGACTCTTTCCCTGGTTTTTCTCCAACAGAAACTCGCCTTATGGATTTGGGCTTAAACAATTATCTATGGTCTCTAGAATTGTGGCAGCAAAGGGAAATCAGAGCAGATCAACTtagtttaattttgaaaaaccCACGGAGAAGGCTTGTGTGATTACAAAGCAATAGATCGAAATGACAGTGAGTTTTGCCAGCTGGAACCATTGAGGAAAGGGTTCTTGGTGGTAAAGCAACTACGTGTCTTGAGAAAACAACTAGTATGTGTTGCAGGCTCAATGGAATTTGCTTAATAAGTTGCACATTTGTCATTGTAGGTCAGTTCTTTGGGTGCCAGAAGACATAACTTCTCTATTATATAATCAGATATTTGTCTTTGCTGGAAAATGAGTACTGAAGAACGTCAATCCTCTGTTGTTTCCAAAAGCCTCTCTCTGGCCAGCTGGGTGTTCTGAACTCTGAGCATCCATCACAGGGCACACTATGAAAGCTGAGCCTGGCACTGGGCTTTGGCCCCTCTGCCACTTACCTTTGCACCCTCTCTGCAAGACAACTGACCCGACTCCTCCAAACAGGCTGAGGGCTCAGGAAGTGGGAGGAGAGCAGATGTTTGGCCTTGATCTTAGGCAGAGACGGAGGCTACAGGATTCCAAATTTTTCAACTAGCAGGTTTCTATCTGGCCACAAATTTTGTCAGCTACAGCAACATGTTAATTACTCTGAGGGACTAAAGccaaaacatgtttattttttgaggtctttttttaatcttctagTGTCCATACCAATACTCATACCTGTATATATTTTGCTCTAAAATCTTTGAAGACTTCTTCCAAGAAGAACAAAACTTTTCATTTCTCCTAAGGAGacctctttctttattctttggtattttgactttgagcaagtacagattttctttcttctggtgtTCAAGTGTTGTTTCTTCAGAGCAGGCAAATACATGTAAATAATCTGATTTGCTCCAGGGAAGAGAACTTTGAAAGTAAACTTCCTACAGTATATTCAGGAAGTGACTTGAGGAAGATAATTTGCTTTCAATAGGTGAgatcttttttctctctgcagaTGGGAATATTGCTTAGTTTTTGGAGGAATGggccaaatatatttttatctgaagggaagaaaagaatgtgCCTTTCTTAAAACTTGGTTTTAGGTGTTTCTCAACCTCCCAGCATTCTGGGAACACAAATTTGTGTTGTCCTATATTGACCTAGACTGATATAACCATGTGCAATTTTTATTGAGTACTAAACAACATAGAAGAAATGACAGTGTTTAGTGGGGGAGATTTCACACCAGATTTAGGGGCTTGAAGAAACTAAAAGCACCACCTTATCATTGTCACTCAGGGCTAACATTGATTATTGAGTCCATACTATTTTCCAGTTAGTGTAAGTTCCTTTGCAAAAATTCTCATTTGAACTGATAATCGaaatgagagactgaggcaaaagtCTCAGTCGATGGAGGTTTATTACACCAGTTTTAGGGCGCATTTGGGAAAACATGAGCCACAGGCACATCTGTGGCTGTTTTCCTGAAGAGGTTTTTAGGAGGTTTagaatttatgtatttctttaaagGGAGATAGGCATGCAGGAAGGGGAGAAGGTAAGGCGCATGGTTATATTCTCTTGAGACTTTAGTTAGTGcccagtaaatctacattttacagagATAAGATGAATgtttgaagagaaagaaaggagaaaagaatgaaTCAATTATGCAGTTGTCTCTGATAGGTGAAGGAGATGACTGATGTTGTCTTGTCCTTGCTCTGCATCTGGAAGATAAGCTTGTAAGCAACATAATCAGTGTGGAATCAAACGGCTTTAGTTTTAGGAGCTAGACTTAAGACGGTAGACCTAAAGTAACAATTGACATGTCCTTGTTTATAGGAGGCCAGCAAAGAGTTTACTTATGAATGATGTGTGAGGCCAGTCCTTCCCAGATGCCTGAGGCCTTTTATGTTTCTGTGAATAACATTAATAACAGCTATTCATTTGGAAGACAGTGTTGCAAGATGGTTGCTGCAAATCCAGGTGTTACAACCAGACACAGTAACATCTAAAAAATGGCTCTTACCACTGATCTAGAAGTTGCACATTTGTCATTTAAAGTCAGCTCTTTCCAGTgtggaagaaaatactttttagaaaaaaacattttctacaAGCCCTGCAGCCTCTCCCTTATATGGCATTGTCCAGAACTGAGTCATATGCCCATCCCTAACCAAGTCACGGTAACAGGAATTGAGGCCACTGGGATTACTCAGGCCAAACAGGAGTCAGCAACAGAGTTGAAACTGAGTCATGAGGGGAAGTGACAGCTATGCCCCCCTTGGTCTGCCAGCAAGGAAGAAGTAGGTAATAACGTTGGATAGATAACCAATAGTGTCCACTATAtgttcccattttccagatgtggAATCTAGGCTCACCAGTAGGTGATAGAATAAAGATATGCAACATATTTGATGCCAAAGTTTGATCCTAGTCACTACCTCTTCTAACCTGAGAAGTCTGCTTTGTACTAACTAGATCTGAACTATTCAGTACAGGTCTGATCCAATTTTAACAGGATATTTTTCAGAACAGTGCAGCAACTCCGAAATGTTTTTAGTATAAAGTCCTCTTATTAATGATAGCAACGGCATCTACATATGTTTGAAAACGATGCCATATTGATGCTGGAGATatattgttgttttcatttgaagACAATGCATGGCCAGCAAATGAGTTCATATTCACCTTGCAGTAACTCTATGGCTTCCTTGGACTCCTGTTCAGCCACATGAGACTCTTTGCATaagttccttcccttctttctcatcTATAGAATGAGGATAATAAGACCTAGTTTGAAAAACTGTTGGGAGGATTAAGACAAAAGTGTAGGTATAGGGCTTAATATGATAACTGATCCATTGTCATGTTTAATGAATAATCTTGAAGACCTTGCAGAGTAGATTGCGACACTGGACtacattttcaaaaacttttccaGGAAAACTAATTGGTAGCCAATGAAATCATTGACATCTACAGGGTCACTGTGATAATACATGTATTGAGTTCACCCTGTGCTCTTACACAGATAggatatttcaacttttattgaatagggtgaAATAGGgtgtttcaatttttattaacCGTTCCTAGGGAAACAGTTTCTGTAAGAGCACAGGGTCAAGAAAATATAAGAAGCAGAATTTCATCCAGTACATTCTATATACAACATGATTGataaaattatgaaatgaaatgaggaaatatttCAGACAAGGGCTATGCCtgaaccaaaaccaaaaataagttttaaaagttttgttgATTCTACTTAATTTACTCATCAGACAACATTTTTAAGAGCACAAGATTTAACATGTTCTCAAAGTTTCCAGATTATTGCTGACCTTTGTGGAAGAAGCCAATTCATTTATCTTACTTTCGAAAATAACAAAGTTTCTATTTAATGATGTTTTACTATTTTGATTTCTAATTAATTTCCTGGTCTGGTCCTTAAGGGGAAAAGTTGTTACAATTATATCAAGAgatttaaaaatgacatatttactactagaaaatttctaaatatcttttttcttttaagatgaaCCATTACtcgttgaattttaaaattataaaagatggTTCTATAATATTACAGGCTTTCCTGTTGTGTTGGTAAATTTCTAGCTGCAGCATAATCTTCATATAATGTCATATTCTATAAACCCCTGCTAAAGAGCAAGATCTATTGCTCGTCTACATCCTGCTGAGAAAGGAAGTTAAACTGATTTCACACGTGGAGGAGCCTGCTGAACTCATTTTCCTGCTTGGAAGCATGGAGGGGAAGTGGAAGGAGCggaaaaagaaaaggactttcccctttaaaataaattccagctCACCTGTAAGCCAAACCAAACAAAGACAGTATAGGGATTAAAGCCATGGCCTCTAgcgtcacaagaaaaaaaaaaaaatacatctatatttaaatgtaatgttGGTTCCTTAGTTGTGAAAAAGTTACCATAGTGATGTAAGACATTAACAACAGAGGAATCTGGGTGAGAGGTATAGAGACTCTGtatatctttgcaactttttggTAAACCTAAACCTATTCTCAAATGAAAAGTTTACTGCCAGATCAAATTGAAAAGCTTACCAAGCATCTTCCACCAAGAACAATTGGGTATCCACGGACTCTTGTTTATGGTACTGGAAAACATGGCACAAGCTTGAAAACTCTTTATCGAACAATGACAGGTTTAGACACCCCAGTGCTGATGGTGATTAAAGACAGTGATGGACAGGTTTTTGGTGCGTTAGCAGCTGAGCCATTTAAAGTGAGTGATGGCTTTTATGGTACTGGAGAGACCTTTGTTTTTACATTCTGTCCAGAGTTTGAGGTCTTTAAGTGGACAGGAGATAACATGTTTTTTATCAAAGGAGACATGGATTCACTAGCTTTCGGTGGTGGAGGAGGAGAATTTGCCCTTTGGCTTGATGGAGATCTCTACCATGCAAGAAGCCATTCTTGTAAAACGTTTGGGAATCGTACACTTTCTAAGAAGGAAGATTTCTTTATCCAAGATATTGAAATCTGGGCTTTTGAATAAATACAATGCTCTCTGTCTTAGCAGGAGAATGGCCCAAACCTGAAATGGACAAGCATTGTTTGGAAAGTTCAAGAAGCAATACAGTGTAACATGTCACTTGTGCTTTAAAATTGGTCTGTCTCACCATTTATTACAGGTATAATTTTGgagtttatttttcaaatcatGTTCTTGTCCCAGAGTTCTTTAGGTTAACGCTATGGACTGCGTCCATGTACTAGTATAACAGCTTGGGTTTGTTAGAATTTGGGCAACATTTTGATTATAATGACAACTTCATTTTCACATGTTACTCAGTTCCCTAATAGGATGATGCTCTTTTgttgaacctgttttttttttttttttaactatattgaTTCGTTTACTAGAACCATCTAATTGGGGCATTGAGGAAATGAAGACTAGATACTTCTGTATCTGTGAAGTTGGCACAGGTAACATTTGGACATGTTCATCTTATTCTTAGGAAGGAAAAGATCACTTGCCAAAATAATACATACttcatagacaaaaaaaaaaaaaaaaaagacttgggtaTAACTTTTGGCTTTGCCTGCTGCAAGCTTGTGTTAACCATGAACAAATTACTTATCTTCTCTAAGCCTCGATTTTAGCCAGCCATAAAGTGCTTATACAGAGCCTCACTCAAaaagctgttgtgaggattaaaggagttaGTGAAGTGCTTGGCACAATGCTCATCATCAAGTTAGCATCTGTAAATCAGTTGTTCTCATGACTGTGCCCACCAAAGGACTGTGCACTTCAGTACTCAAGGGAGGGCGTGGTCCCTTCAATCCACCCTGTCTTGATTCTCCAGTACTGTTGATAGCAGAGTCATCTTCACAAACACCCAGGCTCTAAATCCCTTCTCAGTAGGTCCTGGAAGCATGGGTGTGTCATATTCTCAATCTTGTCACCTCTTCATTTCCACCACATCTACCCTGGCTCTGGCCTTGTTCCTTGCCTGACTGTCCTTGGACATTGTCCTCCTGGTTCCTTGGCTGTTTGCTCTGTTCCTCCAAGTCCTCCTATTATATGGCTTCCCTAATCTCTCTAAATCATGCTACCAAAACTTCAACAACTCTCCCTTTTCTATGAACCAAATTTCGAATTCTTTGGCTCTGACATCCAAGACCATCCATGATCATGATCTAGCCTCAATTTACCTATCTCACTATTCTtcatgtactctttttttttttttaatttttttttagagggagtttcGCTTttttatccaggctggagtgcaatgacacattctcggctcactgcaacctctgccccccgggttcaagcaattctcctgcctcagcctcctgagtagctgggattataggcgcccaccaccacgcctgtctaatttttgtatttttagtagaaacggggtttcaccatgttgactaggctggtcttgaactcctgacctcaggtgatgggcccgcctcagtctcccaaagtgctgggattacaggcgtgagccaccgcgcccggccttcacaTACTTTTAAATCTGGTTTGCCTGAATCTTTAGGTAATCATATGCCTAAACCTTAATAATAGCAAACACCGAGGCCCAGACAGGCTACAGAAACAGCTAAGACACAGAGCTAATGACAAAGCAGACTTTAGGTCCTTGATGGCATTCTAAGTTTACACTTTGGAAGGACCCAACATCTACCAACATATAACAATGATGGAAAAAGTATATAGagaaaaaagacttttaaaacacaaaatgtcCCTGAGGA
This region includes:
- the LOC100984201 gene encoding oxidation resistance protein 1-like — protein: MKSLLPDQIEKLTKHLPPRTIGYPRTLVYGTGKHGTSLKTLYRTMTGLDTPVLMVIKDSDGQVFGALAAEPFKVSDGFYGTGETFVFTFCPEFEVFKWTGDNMFFIKGDMDSLAFGGGGGEFALWLDGDLYHARSHSCKTFGNRTLSKKEDFFIQDIEIWAFE